One window from the genome of Sphaerotilus microaerophilus encodes:
- a CDS encoding amino acid ABC transporter ATP-binding protein — protein sequence MIDIKNVSKWYGSFQVLTDCTTSIQKGEVVVVCGPSGSGKSTLIKTVNALEPFQKGDIVVNGTSIADPKTDLPKLRSHVGMVFQHFELFPHLSVTENLTLAQIKVLGRNKDDALKRGLKMLDRVGLMAHRDKFPGQLSGGQQQRVAIARALSMDPIVMLFDEPTSALDPEMVGEVLDVMVQLANEGMTMMCVTHEMGFARKVSHRVIFMDAGKIVEDCRKDEFFGNPDARSPRAKDFLSKILQH from the coding sequence GTGATCGACATCAAGAACGTCAGCAAGTGGTACGGCAGCTTCCAGGTCCTGACCGACTGCACCACTTCGATCCAGAAGGGCGAGGTGGTGGTGGTCTGCGGCCCGTCGGGCTCGGGCAAGTCCACGCTGATCAAGACCGTCAACGCGCTGGAGCCCTTCCAGAAGGGCGACATCGTCGTCAACGGCACCAGCATCGCCGACCCCAAGACCGACCTGCCCAAGCTGCGCAGCCACGTGGGCATGGTGTTCCAGCACTTCGAGCTGTTCCCGCACCTGAGCGTGACCGAGAACCTCACGCTCGCGCAGATCAAGGTGCTGGGCCGCAACAAGGACGATGCCCTCAAGCGCGGCCTGAAGATGCTCGACCGCGTCGGCCTGATGGCCCACCGTGACAAGTTCCCCGGCCAGCTCTCCGGCGGTCAGCAGCAGCGCGTGGCGATTGCCCGCGCGCTGAGCATGGACCCGATCGTGATGCTCTTCGACGAGCCCACCTCGGCGCTGGACCCCGAGATGGTCGGCGAAGTGCTCGATGTGATGGTGCAGCTCGCCAACGAGGGCATGACGATGATGTGCGTCACCCACGAAATGGGCTTTGCCAGGAAGGTCAGCCACCGCGTGATCTTCATGGACGCCGGCAAGATCGTCGAGGACTGCCGCAAGGACGAGTTCTTCGGCAACCCGGATGCCCGCTCGCCGCGGGCCAAGGACTTCCTGTCGAAGATCCTGCAGCACTGA
- a CDS encoding efflux RND transporter periplasmic adaptor subunit, with translation MRRFARTPLAVARLPVCVLLAAAALTACGGGSGSGGPGGMPPLPVGVVTVQPGTVALTTELPGRLEAWRTAQVRARVPGVVLKRLFTEGADVKAGQSLFQLDAAAYRATLDSALATQGKAEANLAQAQATLQRNQPLVAAKAISQQEWIASETALKQAQADLASAKAAVQTARLNVDYAAVLAPIGGRIGRAQVTEGALVGQGEATLLATIQQIHPLYVNFTQSANEVLRLRQAVARGTLGAVGADATRVQVLLDDGSVYPQPGKLLFSDLTVDPSSGQVTLRAELPNPQGLLLPGLYVKVRIGQAQSNDAMLLPQQAVTRGAGGDTVLVVGADRTVSPRPVKLGGSQGTQWVVLGGLKAGEQVVVDGFQKIRPKVPVTPVPWSPLGASAAGAATAAAAASAPASAGSR, from the coding sequence ATGCGCCGCTTTGCCCGTACGCCGCTTGCTGTGGCCAGGCTCCCTGTGTGTGTGCTGCTCGCCGCGGCGGCGCTGACCGCCTGCGGTGGCGGCAGCGGATCGGGTGGGCCGGGCGGCATGCCACCGCTGCCGGTCGGTGTGGTGACGGTGCAGCCGGGCACGGTGGCGCTGACCACCGAGCTGCCGGGCCGGCTCGAAGCCTGGCGCACGGCCCAGGTGCGCGCCCGCGTGCCGGGGGTGGTGCTCAAGCGCCTGTTCACCGAAGGCGCTGACGTGAAGGCCGGCCAGTCGCTGTTCCAGCTGGATGCCGCGGCCTACCGCGCCACGCTCGACAGCGCCCTGGCCACGCAGGGCAAGGCCGAAGCCAACCTGGCGCAGGCGCAGGCGACCCTGCAGCGCAACCAGCCACTGGTGGCCGCCAAGGCGATCAGCCAGCAGGAGTGGATCGCCTCCGAGACCGCGCTCAAGCAAGCCCAGGCGGACCTGGCCAGCGCCAAGGCGGCGGTGCAGACGGCCAGGCTCAACGTCGACTACGCCGCGGTGCTGGCGCCGATCGGTGGACGCATCGGCCGTGCGCAGGTGACCGAGGGCGCGCTGGTGGGGCAGGGCGAGGCCACGCTGCTGGCCACCATTCAGCAGATCCACCCGCTGTACGTCAACTTCACCCAGTCGGCCAACGAGGTGCTGCGGCTGCGCCAGGCGGTGGCGCGCGGCACGCTGGGGGCGGTCGGTGCCGACGCCACGCGCGTGCAGGTGCTGCTGGACGACGGCAGCGTCTACCCGCAGCCGGGCAAACTGCTGTTCTCCGACCTGACGGTGGACCCCAGCTCGGGCCAGGTGACGCTGCGTGCCGAGCTGCCGAATCCGCAGGGGCTGTTGCTGCCGGGGCTGTACGTGAAGGTGCGCATCGGGCAGGCACAGAGCAACGACGCCATGCTGCTGCCGCAGCAGGCGGTCACGCGGGGCGCGGGAGGGGACACCGTGCTGGTGGTCGGCGCTGACCGTACCGTCAGCCCGCGCCCGGTGAAACTGGGCGGGTCGCAGGGCACCCAGTGGGTGGTGCTGGGTGGCCTGAAGGCCGGCGAGCAGGTGGTGGTGGACGGCTTCCAGAAGATCCGCCCCAAGGTGCCGGTGACGCCGGTGCCCTGGTCGCCGCTGGGGGCTTCAGCGGCGGGTGCGGCCACCGCTGCCGCTGCAGCGTCGGCCCCTGCATCCGCCGGCAGCCGCTGA
- a CDS encoding amino acid ABC transporter permease encodes MATWDWQVFCKNTIDGDVVPRCFGSGGDITYLDWMLSAWGWTLSVALLALVVALLVGSLMGILRTTPSRLLVGIGNVWTELFRNIPLLVQIFLWYHVLPALVPPLKGVPSFVLVVLGLGFFTSARIAEQVRAGIESLPRGQRYAGLAMGLTLAQTYRYVLLPRAFRIVIPPLTSESMNIIKNSSVAFAVSIAELTQFAMQAQEETSRGIEIYLAVTGLYFVSAFTINRIAHFIEQRVQVPGMLGGGK; translated from the coding sequence GTGGCGACCTGGGATTGGCAGGTGTTCTGCAAGAACACCATCGACGGTGATGTCGTGCCGCGCTGCTTTGGCAGCGGTGGCGACATCACCTACCTGGACTGGATGCTGTCGGCCTGGGGCTGGACGCTGTCGGTCGCGCTGCTGGCGCTGGTGGTGGCGCTGCTGGTCGGCTCGCTGATGGGCATCCTGCGCACCACGCCGAGCCGGCTGCTGGTGGGCATCGGCAACGTCTGGACGGAGCTGTTCCGCAACATCCCGCTGTTGGTGCAGATCTTCCTCTGGTACCACGTGCTGCCGGCGCTCGTGCCGCCGCTCAAGGGCGTGCCCTCCTTCGTGCTGGTGGTGCTGGGGCTGGGCTTCTTCACCTCGGCGCGCATCGCCGAGCAGGTGAGGGCGGGCATCGAGAGCCTGCCGCGCGGCCAGCGCTACGCCGGCCTGGCGATGGGCCTGACGCTGGCGCAGACCTATCGCTACGTGCTGCTGCCTCGGGCCTTTCGCATCGTGATCCCGCCGCTGACCAGCGAGAGCATGAACATCATCAAGAACTCGTCGGTGGCCTTTGCGGTGAGCATTGCCGAGCTGACGCAGTTCGCCATGCAGGCGCAGGAGGAAACCTCGCGCGGCATCGAGATCTACCTGGCGGTGACGGGGCTGTATTTCGTCTCGGCCTTCACGATCAACCGCATCGCCCACTTCATCGAACAACGTGTTCAGGTGCCGGGCATGCTGGGGGGCGGGAAATGA
- the pyrC gene encoding dihydroorotase codes for MSDALTLTRPDDWHLHVRDGAAMAAVVPHTARQFGRAIIMPNLRPPVTTAAQAIEYRARIQATVPAGVDFQPLMVLYLTDNTPPEEVARARAAGVVAFKLYPAGATTNSDAGVTDIRKCHATLEAMQREGLLLLLHGEVTDPAVDVFDREAVFIDQVLIPLRRDFPGLKIVFEHITTKEAAEYVTAADACTGATITAHHLLYNRNAIFTGGLRPHYYCLPVLKREVHREALVKAATSGSPKFFLGTDSAPHPAHLKEHAAACAGCYTALHAMELYAQAFEQAGALNRLEGFASFYGADFYGLPRNSGTITLRREAWTLPESLAFGDAQLKPLGAGETLNWRLAG; via the coding sequence ATGTCCGATGCCCTGACCCTCACCCGCCCCGACGACTGGCACCTGCATGTGCGCGATGGCGCCGCGATGGCGGCCGTCGTGCCGCACACCGCGCGCCAGTTTGGCCGCGCGATCATCATGCCCAACCTGCGCCCGCCGGTGACCACCGCGGCGCAGGCGATCGAGTACCGCGCGCGCATCCAGGCCACCGTGCCGGCGGGCGTGGACTTCCAGCCGCTGATGGTGCTCTACCTGACCGACAACACCCCGCCCGAAGAAGTGGCGCGGGCCAGGGCGGCCGGCGTGGTGGCCTTCAAGCTCTACCCGGCTGGCGCCACCACCAACAGCGACGCGGGCGTCACCGACATCCGCAAGTGCCACGCGACGCTGGAAGCCATGCAGCGCGAGGGTCTGCTGCTGCTGTTGCACGGCGAGGTGACCGATCCGGCGGTGGACGTGTTCGACCGCGAGGCGGTGTTCATCGACCAGGTGCTGATCCCGCTGCGCCGCGACTTCCCGGGCCTGAAGATCGTCTTCGAGCACATCACGACGAAGGAGGCCGCCGAGTACGTCACCGCGGCCGATGCGTGCACCGGCGCCACGATCACCGCCCACCACCTGCTCTACAACCGCAACGCCATCTTCACCGGCGGCCTGCGCCCGCACTACTACTGCCTGCCGGTGCTCAAGCGCGAGGTGCACCGCGAGGCGCTGGTGAAGGCCGCCACCTCCGGCTCGCCGAAGTTCTTCCTCGGTACCGACAGTGCGCCGCACCCGGCGCACCTGAAGGAGCACGCCGCCGCCTGCGCCGGCTGTTACACCGCGCTGCACGCGATGGAGCTCTACGCCCAGGCCTTCGAGCAGGCCGGCGCGCTGAACCGGCTGGAGGGCTTTGCGTCCTTCTACGGCGCCGACTTCTACGGCCTGCCGCGCAACAGCGGCACGATCACGCTGCGGCGCGAGGCCTGGACGCTGCCCGAGTCACTGGCCTTCGGCGATGCGCAGCTCAAGCCGCTGGGCGCAGGCGAGACGCTGAACTGGCGTTTGGCTGGATAA
- a CDS encoding CinA family protein, whose product MPHPHTADLVIQLADRLRTAGWTLATAESCTGGLIAAACTELAGSSDWFERGFVTYSNAAKTELLGVDASLIDRNGAVSEPVARAMAVGAAERARCALALSVTGVAGPSGGSAAKPVGTVWFGWRLPDGSLHSEVCHFDGDRAAVRAAAARHALAGLLQRLAAG is encoded by the coding sequence ATGCCGCACCCGCACACCGCCGACCTCGTCATCCAGCTGGCCGACCGCCTGCGCACCGCCGGCTGGACGCTCGCCACCGCCGAGAGCTGCACCGGCGGGCTGATCGCCGCGGCCTGCACCGAGCTGGCGGGGTCGAGCGACTGGTTCGAACGCGGCTTCGTGACCTACAGCAACGCCGCCAAGACCGAACTGCTGGGCGTCGATGCCAGCCTGATCGACAGGAACGGCGCCGTCAGCGAGCCCGTCGCGCGGGCGATGGCCGTAGGTGCGGCCGAGCGGGCCCGCTGCGCGCTCGCGCTGTCGGTCACCGGCGTGGCCGGGCCGAGCGGCGGCAGTGCGGCCAAGCCGGTCGGCACCGTGTGGTTTGGCTGGCGACTGCCCGATGGCAGCCTCCACAGCGAGGTCTGCCACTTCGACGGCGACCGCGCCGCGGTGCGCGCTGCGGCGGCCCGGCACGCATTGGCCGGGCTGCTGCAGCGGTTGGCAGCCGGTTGA
- a CDS encoding amino acid ABC transporter permease has translation MNLDFAFLTWETLVNFVSKGLIFSFQLTLVAMFGGIALGTVLALMRLSGKKWLEVPAAAYVNLLRSVPLVMVILWFFLLIPLLTGRPMGAELSAIITFTVFEAAYYSEIMRAGIQSVPKGQVHSGYAVGMTYAQTMQLIVLPQAFRNMLPVLLTQTIILFQDTSLVYAIGAYDLLKGFEVAGKNFNRPIETYLVAAVVYFVICFSLSMLVRRLQKKIAIIR, from the coding sequence ATGAACCTCGACTTCGCCTTCCTGACCTGGGAGACCCTGGTCAACTTCGTCTCCAAGGGGCTGATCTTTTCGTTCCAGCTCACGCTGGTGGCGATGTTCGGCGGCATCGCGCTGGGCACCGTGCTCGCGTTGATGCGCCTGTCCGGCAAGAAGTGGCTGGAAGTGCCCGCCGCGGCCTACGTCAACCTGCTGCGCTCGGTGCCGCTGGTGATGGTGATCCTGTGGTTCTTCCTGCTGATCCCGCTGCTCACCGGCCGCCCGATGGGCGCGGAGCTGTCGGCCATCATCACCTTCACGGTGTTCGAGGCGGCCTACTACTCCGAGATCATGCGCGCGGGCATCCAGAGCGTGCCCAAGGGCCAGGTGCATTCCGGCTACGCGGTGGGCATGACCTACGCGCAGACCATGCAGCTGATCGTGCTGCCGCAGGCCTTCCGCAACATGCTGCCGGTGCTGCTGACGCAGACCATCATCCTGTTCCAGGACACCTCGCTGGTCTATGCGATCGGCGCCTATGACCTGCTCAAGGGCTTCGAGGTCGCGGGCAAGAACTTCAACCGCCCGATCGAGACCTACCTGGTCGCCGCGGTCGTGTACTTCGTCATCTGCTTCTCGCTGTCGATGCTGGTGCGTCGGCTGCAAAAGAAGATCGCCATCATTCGATAA
- the fusA gene encoding elongation factor G produces MSSPAARSTANGVAPQPTSAHDVHRIRTLALVGPAAAGKTTLAEALLQQAGVIGAVGSVEKGSTVSDYDPIERRMQHSLHSSVMHLTHGDTRIHLLDTPGNADFLGQSLPALEAVETAAIVINATAGIEPMAVRMMAYAAERQLDRMIIVNRIDAPGVKPADLLAQIQETFGRVCLPLNLPANGGTEVVDCWFAPEATPGHEADFSSVAAAHRALVEQVVEVDGAFVDRYLNEGDVPATELHAPLEQALREGHLIPVFFVSAKTGVGVAQLLDVVTQLLPDPTEGNLPDFYKGEGAEARLMHAQVDPAQHVLAHVFKVAIDPYVGKMGVFRIHQGTVSKDSLLYVGDGRKPFKVGHLFMLQGKDHVEVPSAIPGDIVAVAKVDEVAYDAVLHDAAEDDHIHLKPLPFPVPVHGIALKPRRHGDDQRLAEVLAKLAIEDPCLKVEQVASTHETVVYGLGELHLRVVLERLRETYRVEVDTAPPAIAYRETITGKASAQYRHKKQTGGAGQFGEVHLTVEALPRGAGFEFVDVVKGGTIPGQFIPAVEKGVRLAMDAGVIAGHPVVDVRVTVTDGKHHSVDSKEIAFVTAGKKAFILAMKEAGPIVLEPVVDVEITAGDQSIGDITGDLASRRGEIRGTDALAGGLASVRARAPLSELSGYQLRLNSLTRGEGRYTLALSHYDAVPPNVQAEMAKGYQLHEED; encoded by the coding sequence ATGTCCAGCCCAGCAGCGCGCAGCACCGCCAACGGTGTTGCGCCCCAACCGACGTCCGCCCACGACGTCCACCGCATCCGCACCCTGGCTCTGGTCGGGCCCGCCGCGGCCGGCAAGACCACCCTCGCAGAAGCCCTGCTGCAGCAGGCCGGCGTCATCGGCGCGGTCGGCAGCGTCGAAAAGGGCAGCACCGTCAGCGACTACGATCCGATCGAACGTCGCATGCAGCACTCGCTGCACAGCAGCGTGATGCACCTGACCCACGGTGACACGCGCATCCACCTGCTCGACACCCCCGGCAACGCCGACTTCCTCGGCCAGAGCCTGCCGGCGCTGGAAGCGGTGGAGACTGCCGCGATCGTCATCAACGCCACCGCCGGCATCGAGCCGATGGCCGTGCGCATGATGGCCTACGCTGCCGAGCGCCAGCTCGACCGCATGATCATCGTCAACCGGATCGACGCCCCCGGGGTCAAGCCGGCTGACCTCCTGGCGCAGATCCAGGAGACCTTCGGGCGCGTGTGCCTGCCGCTGAACCTGCCCGCCAACGGCGGCACCGAGGTGGTGGACTGCTGGTTCGCCCCCGAGGCCACGCCCGGCCATGAAGCCGATTTCTCCTCGGTCGCCGCTGCGCACCGCGCGCTGGTGGAACAGGTGGTGGAAGTCGACGGCGCCTTCGTCGACCGCTACCTGAACGAGGGCGACGTGCCCGCCACCGAGCTGCACGCCCCGCTGGAACAGGCGCTGCGCGAGGGTCACCTGATCCCGGTGTTCTTCGTCTCGGCCAAGACCGGTGTCGGCGTGGCCCAGCTGCTCGACGTCGTCACCCAGCTGCTGCCCGATCCGACCGAAGGCAACCTGCCCGACTTCTACAAGGGCGAGGGCGCCGAGGCGCGGCTGATGCACGCCCAGGTCGATCCGGCCCAGCACGTCCTGGCCCATGTCTTCAAGGTCGCGATCGACCCCTACGTCGGCAAGATGGGCGTGTTCCGCATCCACCAGGGCACCGTCAGCAAGGACAGCCTGCTCTACGTCGGCGACGGCCGCAAGCCCTTCAAGGTCGGCCACCTGTTCATGCTGCAAGGCAAGGACCACGTCGAGGTGCCCAGCGCCATCCCGGGTGACATCGTGGCGGTGGCCAAGGTCGACGAGGTCGCCTACGACGCCGTGCTGCACGACGCCGCCGAGGACGACCACATCCACCTCAAGCCGCTGCCCTTCCCGGTGCCGGTGCACGGCATCGCCCTCAAGCCCCGGCGCCACGGCGATGACCAGCGCCTGGCCGAGGTGCTGGCCAAGCTGGCCATCGAGGACCCCTGCCTGAAGGTCGAGCAGGTCGCCAGCACGCACGAGACCGTCGTCTACGGCCTGGGCGAGCTGCACCTGCGCGTGGTGCTGGAGCGCCTGCGCGAGACCTACCGCGTCGAGGTGGACACCGCCCCGCCGGCCATCGCCTACCGCGAGACCATCACCGGCAAGGCCAGCGCGCAGTACCGCCACAAGAAGCAGACTGGCGGCGCCGGCCAGTTCGGCGAGGTGCACCTGACGGTCGAGGCACTGCCGCGCGGCGCGGGCTTCGAGTTTGTCGACGTGGTCAAGGGCGGCACCATCCCCGGCCAGTTCATCCCGGCCGTCGAGAAGGGCGTGCGCCTGGCGATGGACGCCGGCGTGATCGCCGGCCACCCGGTGGTGGACGTGCGCGTCACCGTCACCGACGGCAAGCACCACAGCGTGGACAGCAAGGAAATCGCCTTCGTCACCGCGGGCAAGAAGGCCTTCATCCTGGCAATGAAGGAGGCCGGCCCGATCGTGCTGGAGCCGGTGGTGGACGTGGAGATCACCGCGGGAGACCAGTCCATCGGCGACATCACCGGTGACCTGGCTTCGCGCCGCGGCGAGATCCGCGGCACCGACGCACTGGCCGGCGGCCTGGCCTCGGTGCGCGCGCGCGCGCCGCTGTCCGAGCTGTCGGGCTACCAGCTGCGCCTGAACTCGCTGACCCGTGGCGAAGGCCGCTACACCCTGGCGCTGTCGCACTACGACGCCGTGCCGCCGAACGTACAGGCAGAAATGGCCAAGGGCTACCAGCTGCACGAAGAGGACTGA
- a CDS encoding transporter substrate-binding domain-containing protein, which translates to MSLPKFSPAARAVLATVALTALAGVAQADTLKKIKDSGSISLGVRESSGLSYTLGNGKYVGFHTEMAERVIADLQKQLGLAKLEVKYQPVTSQNRIPLVQNGTVDLECGSTTNNATRQKDVSFAMTTYVEEVRIAVKANSGITGIAQLNGKSVATTTGTTSVQTLRKHEKATGVDFKEVFGKDHADSFLLLESGRADAFVMDGSILAANIAKSKAPADFKIVGEVLSVEPIACMLRKDDAAFKKAVDTSIQGMVKSGELAKLYDKWFMQPIPPANAKIGLPLSDATKAAWANPNDRPMEDYAKK; encoded by the coding sequence ATGTCCCTGCCCAAGTTCTCTCCCGCCGCCCGTGCCGTGCTGGCCACCGTGGCGCTGACCGCCCTGGCCGGTGTTGCCCAGGCCGACACGCTCAAGAAGATCAAGGACAGCGGCTCGATCTCGCTGGGCGTGCGCGAGTCCTCCGGCCTGTCCTACACGCTGGGTAACGGCAAGTACGTCGGCTTCCACACCGAGATGGCCGAGCGCGTGATCGCCGACCTGCAGAAGCAGCTGGGCCTGGCCAAGCTGGAGGTCAAGTACCAGCCCGTCACCTCGCAGAACCGCATCCCGCTGGTGCAGAACGGCACCGTCGACCTGGAGTGCGGCTCCACCACCAACAACGCCACCCGCCAGAAGGACGTGTCCTTTGCGATGACCACCTACGTCGAGGAAGTGCGCATCGCGGTGAAGGCCAACTCCGGCATCACCGGCATCGCGCAGCTCAACGGCAAGAGCGTGGCCACCACCACCGGCACGACCTCGGTGCAGACCCTGCGCAAGCATGAGAAGGCCACCGGCGTGGACTTCAAGGAGGTTTTCGGCAAGGACCACGCCGACAGCTTCCTGCTGCTGGAATCTGGCCGTGCCGATGCCTTCGTGATGGACGGCTCGATCCTGGCGGCCAACATCGCCAAGTCCAAGGCGCCGGCCGACTTCAAGATCGTCGGCGAGGTGCTGTCGGTCGAGCCGATCGCCTGCATGCTGCGCAAGGATGACGCAGCCTTCAAGAAGGCGGTCGACACCAGCATCCAGGGCATGGTCAAGTCGGGTGAGCTGGCCAAGCTCTACGACAAGTGGTTCATGCAGCCCATCCCGCCGGCCAACGCCAAGATCGGCCTGCCGCTGAGCGATGCCACCAAGGCCGCCTGGGCCAATCCCAACGACCGGCCGATGGAAGACTACGCGAAGAAGTGA
- the thiL gene encoding thiamine-phosphate kinase: MPLGEFELIDRFFRRPARRSPLGIGDDCALLAPAPGMQLAVSCDMLVEGRHFLSTVRPERLGHKALAVNLSDLAACGAKPLAYTLALSMPRVDEAFLAGFAAGLHALADAHEIELVGGDTTAGPLNLCITVFGEVPAGAALLRDGARPGDDLWVSHPAGEGVGGGIGDARLALEVFRGTVSLPGEDFEAVRRAMEQPQPRVALGMALRGVASAAIDVSDGLLGDLRHLLRRSGAAVARRESGTAGPGDCTLGVTLDTAALPRSVVLAARPEALQLTCLLTGGDDYELLFTAPPAARGLVERAAASATVGVRRIGRIEAAPGVHLLDAHGRPLAFEGQAFDHFRT; the protein is encoded by the coding sequence ATGCCCCTCGGCGAATTCGAACTGATCGACCGCTTTTTCCGCCGCCCGGCGCGGCGCAGCCCGCTGGGCATCGGCGACGACTGCGCGCTGCTGGCGCCCGCGCCCGGCATGCAGCTGGCGGTGTCCTGCGACATGCTGGTCGAAGGGCGGCACTTCCTGTCCACCGTGCGGCCCGAACGCCTGGGCCACAAGGCGCTGGCGGTGAACCTCTCCGACCTCGCCGCCTGCGGCGCGAAACCGCTGGCCTACACGCTGGCGCTGTCGATGCCGCGGGTGGACGAGGCCTTCCTCGCCGGTTTCGCTGCCGGCCTGCATGCGCTGGCCGATGCGCACGAGATCGAGCTGGTCGGCGGCGACACCACCGCCGGGCCGCTGAACCTGTGCATCACCGTGTTCGGCGAGGTGCCCGCAGGCGCGGCGCTGCTGCGCGACGGCGCCCGCCCGGGCGATGACCTCTGGGTCAGCCACCCCGCTGGTGAAGGTGTAGGCGGCGGCATCGGCGATGCCCGGTTGGCGCTGGAGGTCTTCCGCGGCACGGTCAGCCTGCCGGGGGAGGACTTCGAGGCCGTGCGCCGGGCGATGGAGCAGCCGCAGCCGCGCGTCGCGCTCGGCATGGCGCTGCGCGGCGTGGCCAGCGCGGCGATCGATGTGTCCGACGGCCTGCTGGGCGACCTGCGCCACCTGCTGCGGCGCTCCGGCGCGGCCGTCGCCCGCCGCGAGAGCGGCACCGCCGGCCCGGGCGACTGCACCCTGGGCGTGACGCTGGACACCGCCGCGCTGCCGCGCAGTGTGGTGCTGGCCGCGCGACCCGAGGCGCTGCAGCTGACCTGCCTGCTCACCGGCGGCGACGACTACGAGCTGCTCTTCACCGCGCCCCCCGCCGCGCGGGGACTGGTCGAGCGCGCTGCGGCCAGCGCCACCGTGGGCGTGCGCCGCATCGGCCGCATCGAGGCCGCGCCCGGCGTGCACCTGCTCGACGCGCACGGCCGGCCGCTGGCCTTCGAGGGCCAGGCCTTCGATCACTTCCGCACCTGA
- a CDS encoding response regulator transcription factor, which translates to MSSRVTATTGTVHIVDDEEVVRDALAWLLRSRRLLPEAHASADAFWAALETGRVRLDGPTCLLLDMRMPGMSGMALFERLLERGCVGALQVIFLTGHADVATAVTAVKRGAFDFVEKPFSDNALVDRVIEALALSSTALDTAAGRAQVRRLLDELTEREQEVMRLVIQGRANKQIADELDISVRTVEVHRARVFDKMGVRSAVELANALRTAGLE; encoded by the coding sequence ATGAGTTCACGCGTCACCGCGACCACCGGCACCGTCCACATCGTGGACGACGAGGAGGTCGTGCGCGACGCGCTGGCCTGGCTGCTGCGCTCGCGCCGCCTGCTGCCCGAGGCACATGCCTCGGCCGACGCCTTCTGGGCTGCGCTCGAGACCGGCCGCGTGCGCCTGGATGGCCCGACCTGCCTGCTGCTCGACATGCGCATGCCCGGCATGAGCGGCATGGCCCTGTTCGAGCGCCTGCTGGAGCGCGGCTGCGTCGGGGCGCTGCAGGTGATCTTCCTGACCGGGCACGCCGACGTCGCCACCGCGGTGACGGCGGTCAAGCGCGGCGCCTTCGACTTCGTCGAGAAACCGTTCTCCGACAACGCGCTGGTGGACCGCGTCATCGAGGCGCTGGCGCTGAGCAGCACGGCGCTGGACACCGCCGCCGGGCGCGCCCAGGTGCGCCGCCTGCTCGACGAACTCACCGAGCGCGAGCAAGAGGTGATGCGCCTGGTGATCCAGGGCCGCGCGAACAAGCAAATTGCCGACGAGCTGGACATCAGCGTGCGCACCGTCGAGGTCCACCGCGCCCGCGTGTTCGACAAGATGGGCGTGCGCTCGGCGGTCGAGCTGGCCAACGCGCTGCGCACGGCCGGGCTGGAGTGA
- a CDS encoding phosphatidylglycerophosphatase A family protein encodes MGFHPAHWIALGFGSGLSPWAPGTAGTLWGWASFIWLDRWVQQAGGAAGWGLVLLIGLAVGWWACTTTARNARIDDPGAIVWDEILAIWAILWILGPVGFWGQLGAFALFRYFDAAKPGPVRWADQRFKGGGWRGGFGILFDDLVAALCTLVVIATGVALARALP; translated from the coding sequence ATGGGCTTCCACCCGGCGCACTGGATCGCGCTGGGCTTCGGCAGCGGCCTGAGCCCCTGGGCACCGGGCACCGCCGGCACGCTCTGGGGCTGGGCCAGCTTCATCTGGCTCGACCGCTGGGTACAGCAGGCCGGCGGCGCCGCCGGGTGGGGCCTGGTGCTGCTGATCGGCCTGGCGGTCGGCTGGTGGGCCTGCACCACCACGGCGCGCAACGCCCGCATCGATGACCCCGGCGCCATCGTCTGGGACGAGATCCTGGCCATCTGGGCCATCCTCTGGATCCTCGGCCCGGTCGGCTTCTGGGGCCAGCTCGGCGCCTTTGCGCTGTTCCGCTACTTCGACGCCGCCAAGCCCGGCCCGGTGCGCTGGGCCGACCAGCGCTTCAAGGGTGGCGGCTGGCGCGGCGGCTTCGGCATCCTGTTCGATGACCTGGTCGCCGCGCTGTGCACCCTGGTCGTGATCGCCACCGGCGTCGCCCTCGCGCGCGCCCTGCCCTGA